The following nucleotide sequence is from Streptomyces sp. HUAS CB01.
ATCAGATGACCACTTCGACGCCCTCGCCCGGGGGACCTCCCGAGGTCCGTTCGGCCTCCAAAGCGTTCTGAAGGATGACAACTGCCGCGACCTGGTCGATGACAGACCGGCCCTTTTTGGACTTCACACCCGAAGCGCGCAGCCCCTGACTGGCCGTCACTGTGGTCATCCTCTCGTCGACCAGTCGCACCGGAACCGGGTGGACACCGTGGGCGAGTTCCTGGGCGAAGGCGCGGACCTTGGCCGCCGCCGGGCCCTCGCCGCCGCTCAGTGAACGGGGCAGGCCCACGACCACCTCGATCGGCTCGTACTCCTCGACCAGCTGCCTCAGCCGCCGGTGGGCGGCCGGGACGTCACGTCCCGGCACGGTCTCCACCGGGGTGGCGAGGACCCCGTCGGGGTCGCACGAGGCGACCCCGATCCGGGCGTCCCCGACATCGATCGAGAGACGACGTCCTCTGCGCATCAGGCCGTCTCGGCGACCAGGCGCTCGACGGCGGCGATGGCGTCGCCGACGGCCTCCGGGTTCTGCCCGCCGCCCTGGGCGACGTCCGGCTTGCCGCCACCGCCGCCGCCGAGGGTCTTGGCGGCGGCACGGACCAGCTCGCCGGCCTTGAGCCCGCGCTCACGGGCGGCCTCGTTGGTGGCGATGACGGTCAGCGGACGCCCGTTGGCCGTGGTGAACAGCGCCACGACGGCCGGACGGTCGCCGGCCCCCGACTGCTGCTGGAGCCGGCCGCGGACGTCGAGGACCAGCTTGCGCAGGTCGTCGGCAGAGGTGCCGTCCGGGACCTGGCCGGTGACCAGCGCCGTGCCGCGGATGTCCCGGGCGTTCTCGGCGAGACCGGCGGCGGCCTGGAGGACCTTCTCCGCCCGGAACTTCTCGATCTCCTTCTCGGCGTCCTTCAGCTTGCCGAGCATGCCGGCGATCTTCTCCGGAAGCTCCTCCGGACGCCCCTTGACCAGCTCCTGGAGCTGGGCGACGACCGTGTGCTCCTTGGCGAGGAAGTGGTAGGCGTCGACGCCGACGAGGGCCTCGATACGGCGCACGCCCGAACCGATCGACGACTCTCCCAGCAGCTTCACCAGACCCAGCTGGGAGGTGTTGTGCACGTGCGTGCCACCGCACAGCTCCTTGGAGAAGTCGCCGATGGTGACGACGCGGACCCGCTCCCCGTACTTCTCGCCGAACTCGGCGATGGCGCCCTGCTTCTTGGCCTCGTCGATGCTCATGACCTCGGCCTGGACGTCGAGCTCACGGGCCAGGACCTCGTTGATCTTCTGCTCGACGTCGGTCAGGACCGTGCCGGGGACGGCGGCCGGGGAACCGAAGTCGAAGCGGAAGCGGCCCGGCGAGTTCTCGGAACCGGCCTGAGCGGCCGTCGGGCCGAGGGCGTCGCGAAGCGCCTGGTGGGTGAGGTGCGTGGCGCTGTGGGCGCGGGCGATGGCGCGCCGGCGCCTGACGTCGATGGCGGCGTAGGCGGAGGCGCCCACGGTCACCTCGCCGACCTGTACGGAACCCTTGTGCACCGAAACGCCCGGGACGGGCTGCTGCACGTCACGGACCTCGATGACGGCACCCGAGTCGAGCTTGATCCGGCCCTGGTCGGCGAGCTGACCGCCGCCCTCGGCGTAGAACGGGGTGCGGTCGAGGACGACCTCGACCTGGTCGCCCTCGGTGGCGGCCGGCGAGGGCACGCCGTCGACCAGCAGGCCGACGATGGTCGACTCGCCCTCGGTCTGCGAGTAGCCGGTGAACTCGGTCGAGCCGGAGGCGTCGGCGACCTCGCGGTAGGAGGACAGATCGGCGTGGCCGGTCTTCTTGGCCTTGGCGTCGGCCTTGGCGCGCTCCCGCTGCTCCTTCATCAGACGGCGGAAGCCGTCCTCGTCCACGGTCAGGCCCTGTTCGGCGGCCATCTCGAGGGTGAGGTCGATCGGGAAGCCCCAGGTGTCGTGGAGCAGGAAGGCCTTGTCGCCGGAGAGGACGGTCGAGCCGGCGTCGCGGGCCTCGGTGACGGCGCCGTCCAGCACGTTCGTACCGGCGTTCAGCGTCTTGAGGAAGCGGGCCTCCTCGGCGAGCGCGACGGTCTCGACGCGCTTGCGGTCGGTCTCCAGCTCCGGGTACTGCTGCCCCATGGTCTTGATCACCACGTCGACCAGCGCGGAGACGACGGGACCGGTGGCGCCGAGGAGGCGCATGTTGCGGATGGCGCGGCGCATGATGCGGCGAAGGACGTAGCCGCGGCCCTCGTTGCCGGGGGTCACACCGTCGCCGATGAGCATCACGGACGTACGGATGTGGTCGGCGACGACGCGGAGGGACACGTCCGACTCGTGGCTGTCGCCGTAGCGGACGCCGGTGAGTTCCGTGGCCTTGTCGATGACGACGCGCAGGGTGTCCGTCTCGTACATGTTCTGCACGCCCTGAAGGATCATGGCGAGACGCTCGAGTCCGAGACCGGTGTCGATGTTCTTGCTCGGCAGGTCCCCGACGATCTCGAAGTCCTCCTTGCCGGAGCCCTCGCCGCGCTCGTACTGCATGAAGACCAGGTTCCAGATCTCCACGTAGCGCTCGTCGTTGACGGCCGGGCCGCCCTCGGGGCCGAACTCGGGGCCGCGGTCGTAGTTGATCTCCGAGCAGGGGCCGCACGGTCCGGGGACGCCCATGGACCAGAAGTTGTCCTTCTTGCCCAGGCGCTGGATGCGCTCGGCGGGGACGCCGACGACCTCGCGCCAGATGCGCTCGGCCTCGTCGTCGTCGAGGTAGACCGTGATCCAGAGCTTCTCGGGCTCGAGGCCGTAACCGCCCTTGTCCTGGGGCGAGGTCAGCAGCTCCCAGGCGTACTTGATGGCCCCTTCCTTGAAGTAGTCGCCGAAGGAGAAGTTGCCGCACATCTGGAAGAACGTGCCGTGGCGGGTGGTTTTGCCGACCTCTTCGATGTCGGGCGTGCGCACGCACTTCTGCACACTGGTGGCGCGCGGGGCGGGCGGCTTGGTCTCGCCCAGGAAGTACGGCTTGAAGGGGACCATGCCTGCGTTGACCAGGAGCAGAGTCGGGTCGTCCGCGATGAGCGACGCCGAAGGCACGACGGTGTGCCCGCGCTCCTCGAAGAAGCTCAGCCAGCGGCGGCGGATTTCAGCCGACTCCATCAGTGGTCCTCATTCCGGTTGTACGAGCGCTTCTCGTCAAGCATCTCGTAGTGCTTCTTGTCGTGCTTGTGGTTTTCCAGGGCGGCCCGTCGGCGCTGTGCGGGCAGTGCCCGGTTGTCCACGGGAGCCTCGATGCCCAGCGCCTCGCCGAGCTCGGCCTCGCGCTGGGCCATCCCGGCCCGGACGTCCAGGGCGAAGTCCTTGAGCCGGTGTCCGGTCTCGACCGCCTTGTTCGCCGCCTGGGCGGCGAGGCTCTCCGGAGTCAGCTGCCTGAGTTTGCGGTTGACCTTGGTGGTGGCCCACACGCCTGCGGCGGCGCCGGCGGTGAACCAGAACGCACGACGGAACATCGGGTCTCAGTCCTTCTGCTTCCGGCGCCTCGCGGCCGGTACGGTGCGGCCGACGACGACCGTGCGCCGCGTCTGCGCGGGCGGTGCGCCGTCCTTGGTGCGGCTCATCGCGCGGCGCACGCCGTAGCCGAACGCGGCGACCTTCACGAGCGGGCCACCGAACGTCGAGGCGACGGTGGTGGAGAGCGCCGACGCGTTCGAGGTGACCTCCTGGACGTCGGAGGCGATGGCGTCGACCCGGTCGAGCTGGGTCTGCGCGGAGCGGACGGTGGCCGAGGCGTCGGCCAGCAACGGCACCGCCTGTTCGGTCACCTCCGCCACCAGCTTGGTGGTCGCCCTGAGCGTCTGGGCCAGCCTCACCAGCACCACGGCGAGGAAGGAGACCAGGATCGCCCAGAAGACGGCCACCAGGATCCCGGCAACCTCTCCACCGGTCACGCTGCACCGCTCTCTGCTCGTCGAGGGCCACTTCGAAAGTCTTTGTCCGACCCTATCGCGCCCGGGGTCGGACCCCGTAACGGATCAGTGACCGCAGCACGGGAGTTGCGGGGATTCCACGGGCCGTTCCCGGCCGCACACGCTCCGTGCCCACGGTCGGCTCAGCCCCCTCCGTCCCGGTCGGGCGGAACGCGAGAGCCCGCCGCTCCCCCGCCGGTGAGGGCGGGGAGGCGGCGGGCCGGGGCGCTGAGGCCGGTGGTACTGCCGCCGGCTCAGCGGGCGTAGTACTCGACGACCAGCTGCTCGTCGCAGATCACCGGGATCTCCTTGCGGTTCGGCTCCCGGTCCAGGCGGAAGGCGAGCGCCTTGAGGTTGACCTGCAGGTAACGCGGGGTCTCACCGTCGGGCGCGTAGCCACCCTCACGGGCGACCTGGAACGGGTGCTTCTCGCGCGAGCGCTCACGGACCGTGATGACGTCGTCCGGGCGGACACGGAAGGACGGCTTGTCGACCTTGCCGCCGTTGACCTCGATGTGGCCGTGGACGACCATCTGACGGGCCTGGTAGATCGTCCGGGCGATGCCGGAGCGGAGCACCAGGGCGTCGAGACGGCGCTCGAGCTCGATGATCAGGGCCTCACCGGTCTTGCCCTGCACCTTGCTGGCGCGCTCGTAGGCGCGGACCAGCTGACGCTCCGAGACGTCGTACTGCGCACGAAGACGCTGCTTCTCGAGCAGACGGACCTTGTAGTCCGAGTTCTGCTTGCGGCCGCGGCCGTGCTCACCCGGCGGGTAGGGGCGAGCCTCGAAGTACTTGACGGCCTTCGGCGTCAGGGCGATGCCGAGAGCACGCGACTTCTTGACCTTGGGTCGCGACTGGTTCACGGGGAACCTACCTCCATGTAAGTTAGGTGAGCCTTACCTTATTCGAGGAGGACGTAATGTCTCGACCGCATGGGATCCCCCTGCCCAGTGCGCATCGCAGTTCGGACGACTCGACAGAATCGATGTCCGCTTGCGACGACGATGAACAAGGTCAGCCGCGTCCCAGGGAAGGCGCCCGGCAGCCCACCGAAGCCGAGCGCGTACGAACCCTCGTTGAGAACAACGCCTCAGTATCCCTCACGCTGCCGGGTGCTCGCGACCACGGTCCCGGATACTGGGAACCCGCCGCACGCACCGTCACTCCCGAGGGGGACGTCGTTCTCCTTGTGCCATGGGATTCTCCCACGGCACGGGCGGCCGCCTACGCCCAGGACGACGACCTCACCTGCGTGATGGAGATCACCGATGTCGCCCCCGTCGCGGTGCGGCAGCGGATCCGGGGCAGGGCCTGGCTGGCGGGCTGGCTCACCGCCGTGCGCAACGAGGACCGCGCCCGCTGCGAACGGCTGCTCGCCGAGCGGCATCCCGAACACGCCCCCTCGTACACCGACGCGGACCATCCGGCCTGGATGCTCGTGCGGCTGGAGACCGGCGAGATCTCGCTCGACGACCTGTGGGGCGCGGGCCGTGTGGATCCCGCGGACCTCGGCGCGACCGAGCCCGATCCCGTCGCACCGCACGAGGCGGACCTGCTGCAGCATCTGCACTCGGCGCACGGCGAGCAGGTGCGGGGGCTGGCCGGTCTGCTCGGTGAGCGTGCCGGCGAAGCGGGCGCCGCGGTACGGGACGTGGTGCCGCTGGCCCTCGACCGCTTCGGCCTGCGGCTGCGCTGCACCACCGCGGAGGGCCGTACGTTCGACGCCCGCTTCGACTTCCCCGAGCCCGTGCAGGACACCGGAGCGCTCCGGCACGCGATGCACACCCTCTTCGCCGCTGCCACGGGGTGACCGGGCGCCGCTGCCGGGCGGGCCCGGTCAGGACCCCGGCGGGGTCTCGCCGCGCAGCCGCTCGCGCACCTTCTCGACCACGTCCGCGTAGCGCGCTTCCGCTCCGTACCGCGTCGGTTCGTAGTAGCGCTTGCCGTGGACGGCGTCCGGCGCGTACTGCTGCGGGGCGATCCCGCCCGGGACGTCGTGCGGATACACGTACCCCTGGGCGTGGCCGAGCTTCGCCGCGCCCTTGTAGTGGCCGTCGCGCAGATGCCGCGGGACGGGTCCCGCCAGCCCGTTGCGCACGTCGGCCAGCGCGGCGCCTATCGCCGTCGTGGCGGCGTTGGACTTGGGCGCCAGGGCCAGCGCGATGGTGGCGTGGCTCAGGGTGAGCGCCGCCTCCGGGAAACCGATCATGGCCACGGCCTGGGCGGCCGCGACGGCGGTCGGCAGGGCCGTCGGATCGGCGAGCCCGATGTCCTCGCTGGCCGAGATCATCAGCCGCCGGGCGATGAAGCGCGGGTCCTCCCCGGCCTCGATCATCCGGGCCAGGTAGTGCAGCGCGGCGTCCACGTCCGAGCCCCGGATGGACTTGATGAGCGCACTCGCCACGTCGTAGTGCTGGTCGCCGTCCCGGTCGTACTTCACCGCCGCACGGTCGACCGTCTCCTCCACGGTCTGGAGGAGGATCTCCGACTCGCCCTTGGCCAGCGCGGCGCCCGCCGCGGCCTCCAGTGCGGTCAGGGCGCGTCTCGCGTCGCCCCCGGCGATCCGCAGCAGATGCGCCTCGGAGTCGTCCGGCAGCGTCACGGCGCCGTCGAGACCGCGCTCGTCGGTCAGCGCCCGGCGCAGCAGACCGCGCACGTCGTCGTCGGTGAGCGGCTCCAGCGTGAGCAGCAGGGAGCGGGACAGCAGCGGGGAGATCACCGAGAAGTACGGGTTCTCCGTGGTCGCGGCGATCAGCGTCACCCAGCGGTTCTCCACGGCGGGGAGCAGGGAGTCCTGCTGGGCCTTGCTGAAGCGGTGGATCTCGTCGAGGAAGAGGACGGTCTCCTTGCCGAAGCCGCCCGCGGCACGGCGGGCCCCGTCGATGACGGCCCGGACCTCCTTGACTCCGGCGGTGATCGCGGAGAGTTCGACGAAGCGCTTGTTGGTCGCCTTGGAGACGACGTACGCCAGGGTCGTCTTGCCCGTGCCGGGCGGGCCCCAGAGGATCACCGAGGAGGCTCCCGCGGGCCCGCCGGAGCCCTCGCCGACGAGCCGGCGCAGCGGGGACCCCGGCTTGAGCAGATGCTGCTGGCCCACGACCTCGTCGAGGGTGCGGGGACGCATGCGGACGGCCAGCGGGCTCGCCGACGGATCCTTCTCCTGGCGTTCCTCGGCGGCGGCGGTGAAAAGATCGGGCTCCACGTGATGAAGCCTAAGTGAGGGGACTGACAGCCCCCGCCGCGGTGCCTCGGGAGCCCTCCGGACCCCTCTCCGGCCACCGGCGGTGCCCCGTCCGGCGCCCGCGGCTCAGCCGAGCCAGAAGTCCCACCAGCGCGTCAGGATCAGCATGCCGATGACACCGGTGTGCAGCACCGGCAGGACCCACGTGAACTCGGCGAGGAAGCCCTTCGCCCAGGCCGGGGCGGGCAGCAGTCCGTTGCGGATGTTGTGCGAGGTGACGTACCAGAACATGAAGATCGTGGCGACCCACGCCAGGCAGCACCAGAGGCACAGTGCGTTGATGCTGTACAGCGACTGGTACTGGAGCCAGGTGCAGAACGCGACGCCGAAGAGGGTGCCCGCGTTGAACGTCAGCCAGTACCAGCGGCGGAAGCGCGCGCCGGCGAGGAGGCTCATGCCGACGCCGATCACGATCGCGTAGGTGACGAGGCCGAGCATGGGGTTCGGGAAGCCGAACGCCGAGGCCTGTTCGCTCTCCATCACGCTGCCGCAGGAGACGATCGGGTTCAGGCTGCAGCCGGGGGTGAACGTCGTCCCGGCGATCTTGGCCTCGAGGATCTTGAACTTGTCGATCGTGATGATCCACGCGGCCAGCAGCCCGGCCGCTCCGGTGATCACCAGCAGCCATGCGAACGCACGGCTGCCGCCGACGGCGCCGCGCGTCCGCTCCGCTTCCCGGCCGGAGGACACGCCGTCAACCGCTGCAGTCGTCATATCGTCGTTTCCATCGCTCGGTCACTGCTCTGGCATGGTCATTCTGCCGCACTCACGCCCCTGTCCACCGTTCGATGGACATAAGGACTCCCGCCCCGCCCCGCCGCGAGGACGGGAACGCGAAGGCCCGGCCCCCACGGGCCGGGCCTTCGGACGCACGTCCCGGTCAGACGAGCTTCGCCCGGATCTCCTCGACCACCGCGTCGAGGGCGATCGGCGCCTGCTCGCCGGTCTCCATGTCCTTGAGCTGGACCACTCCGTCCGCGAGGTCCCGCTCGCCGGCGACGATCGCGTAGCGGGCCCCGCTGCGGTTGGCGTTCTTCATGGCCCCCTTGAGGCCCTTGCCGCCGTAGGAGAAGTCGGCGGCGACCCCCGCCCTGCGCAGCCCGGTGACGACGCCGAAGAGCACGCGGCGCGCCTCCTCGCCCAGCGGCACCGCGAACACACTGGTGGACGCGGGCAGTTCGAGCTCGATGCCCTCGGCCTCCAGCGCGAGGACCGTGCGGTCCACGCCGAGCGCCCAGCCCACCGACGGCAGCGCCGGGCCGCCGATCATCTCGGACAGCCCGTCGTAGCGGCCTCCGCCGCCCACCGCGGACTGCGAGCCGAGTCCGTCGTGGACGAACTCGAACGTGGTGCGCGTGTAGTAGTCCAGCCCGCGCACCAGCTTCTCGTCGTCCTCGTAGGCCACGCCGGCCGCCGTCAGCAGCTCGCGGACCTCCTCGTGGTACGCCTTGCACGCGTCGCACAGGTAGTCGCGCAGCATGGGCGCTCCCACGAGCTGCCTCTGGACCGCGTCGCGCTTGTCGTCCAGCACCCGCAGCGGGTTGATGTCGACGCGGCGGCGGGTGTCCTCGTCCAGGTCCAGCCCGCGCAGGAAGCCCTGGAGCGCGTCCCGGTAGACCGGACGGCACTCCTTGTCGCCGAGCGAGTTCAGCAGGATCCGGAAGTCGCTCAGGCCCAGCGAGCGGTACGCCTGGTCGGCGAGGATGATGAGCTCGGCGTCGAGCGCCGGGTCCTCGGCGCCGATCGCCTCGGCGCCGACCTGGGAGAAGTGCCGGTAACGGCCCTTCTGGGGGCGCTCGTAGCGGTAGTACGAACCCGAGTACCAGAGCTTCACCGGCAGGTTGC
It contains:
- the rpsD gene encoding 30S ribosomal protein S4, which produces MNQSRPKVKKSRALGIALTPKAVKYFEARPYPPGEHGRGRKQNSDYKVRLLEKQRLRAQYDVSERQLVRAYERASKVQGKTGEALIIELERRLDALVLRSGIARTIYQARQMVVHGHIEVNGGKVDKPSFRVRPDDVITVRERSREKHPFQVAREGGYAPDGETPRYLQVNLKALAFRLDREPNRKEIPVICDEQLVVEYYAR
- a CDS encoding DUF6167 family protein: MFRRAFWFTAGAAAGVWATTKVNRKLRQLTPESLAAQAANKAVETGHRLKDFALDVRAGMAQREAELGEALGIEAPVDNRALPAQRRRAALENHKHDKKHYEMLDEKRSYNRNEDH
- a CDS encoding vitamin K epoxide reductase family protein, with the protein product MTTAAVDGVSSGREAERTRGAVGGSRAFAWLLVITGAAGLLAAWIITIDKFKILEAKIAGTTFTPGCSLNPIVSCGSVMESEQASAFGFPNPMLGLVTYAIVIGVGMSLLAGARFRRWYWLTFNAGTLFGVAFCTWLQYQSLYSINALCLWCCLAWVATIFMFWYVTSHNIRNGLLPAPAWAKGFLAEFTWVLPVLHTGVIGMLILTRWWDFWLG
- the alaS gene encoding alanine--tRNA ligase, producing MESAEIRRRWLSFFEERGHTVVPSASLIADDPTLLLVNAGMVPFKPYFLGETKPPAPRATSVQKCVRTPDIEEVGKTTRHGTFFQMCGNFSFGDYFKEGAIKYAWELLTSPQDKGGYGLEPEKLWITVYLDDDEAERIWREVVGVPAERIQRLGKKDNFWSMGVPGPCGPCSEINYDRGPEFGPEGGPAVNDERYVEIWNLVFMQYERGEGSGKEDFEIVGDLPSKNIDTGLGLERLAMILQGVQNMYETDTLRVVIDKATELTGVRYGDSHESDVSLRVVADHIRTSVMLIGDGVTPGNEGRGYVLRRIMRRAIRNMRLLGATGPVVSALVDVVIKTMGQQYPELETDRKRVETVALAEEARFLKTLNAGTNVLDGAVTEARDAGSTVLSGDKAFLLHDTWGFPIDLTLEMAAEQGLTVDEDGFRRLMKEQRERAKADAKAKKTGHADLSSYREVADASGSTEFTGYSQTEGESTIVGLLVDGVPSPAATEGDQVEVVLDRTPFYAEGGGQLADQGRIKLDSGAVIEVRDVQQPVPGVSVHKGSVQVGEVTVGASAYAAIDVRRRRAIARAHSATHLTHQALRDALGPTAAQAGSENSPGRFRFDFGSPAAVPGTVLTDVEQKINEVLARELDVQAEVMSIDEAKKQGAIAEFGEKYGERVRVVTIGDFSKELCGGTHVHNTSQLGLVKLLGESSIGSGVRRIEALVGVDAYHFLAKEHTVVAQLQELVKGRPEELPEKIAGMLGKLKDAEKEIEKFRAEKVLQAAAGLAENARDIRGTALVTGQVPDGTSADDLRKLVLDVRGRLQQQSGAGDRPAVVALFTTANGRPLTVIATNEAARERGLKAGELVRAAAKTLGGGGGGKPDVAQGGGQNPEAVGDAIAAVERLVAETA
- a CDS encoding DUF2470 domain-containing protein; its protein translation is MPWDSPTARAAAYAQDDDLTCVMEITDVAPVAVRQRIRGRAWLAGWLTAVRNEDRARCERLLAERHPEHAPSYTDADHPAWMLVRLETGEISLDDLWGAGRVDPADLGATEPDPVAPHEADLLQHLHSAHGEQVRGLAGLLGERAGEAGAAVRDVVPLALDRFGLRLRCTTAEGRTFDARFDFPEPVQDTGALRHAMHTLFAAATG
- the hisS gene encoding histidine--tRNA ligase, with translation MTTFQAPKGTYDLIPPDSAKYLAVREAIAAPLRNSGYGYIETPGFENVELFARGVGESTDIVTKEMYAFETKGGDKLALRPEGTASVLRAALEANLHKSGNLPVKLWYSGSYYRYERPQKGRYRHFSQVGAEAIGAEDPALDAELIILADQAYRSLGLSDFRILLNSLGDKECRPVYRDALQGFLRGLDLDEDTRRRVDINPLRVLDDKRDAVQRQLVGAPMLRDYLCDACKAYHEEVRELLTAAGVAYEDDEKLVRGLDYYTRTTFEFVHDGLGSQSAVGGGGRYDGLSEMIGGPALPSVGWALGVDRTVLALEAEGIELELPASTSVFAVPLGEEARRVLFGVVTGLRRAGVAADFSYGGKGLKGAMKNANRSGARYAIVAGERDLADGVVQLKDMETGEQAPIALDAVVEEIRAKLV
- the ruvX gene encoding Holliday junction resolvase RuvX, giving the protein MRRGRRLSIDVGDARIGVASCDPDGVLATPVETVPGRDVPAAHRRLRQLVEEYEPIEVVVGLPRSLSGGEGPAAAKVRAFAQELAHGVHPVPVRLVDERMTTVTASQGLRASGVKSKKGRSVIDQVAAVVILQNALEAERTSGGPPGEGVEVVI
- a CDS encoding DUF948 domain-containing protein gives rise to the protein MTGGEVAGILVAVFWAILVSFLAVVLVRLAQTLRATTKLVAEVTEQAVPLLADASATVRSAQTQLDRVDAIASDVQEVTSNASALSTTVASTFGGPLVKVAAFGYGVRRAMSRTKDGAPPAQTRRTVVVGRTVPAARRRKQKD
- a CDS encoding replication-associated recombination protein A; the protein is MEPDLFTAAAEERQEKDPSASPLAVRMRPRTLDEVVGQQHLLKPGSPLRRLVGEGSGGPAGASSVILWGPPGTGKTTLAYVVSKATNKRFVELSAITAGVKEVRAVIDGARRAAGGFGKETVLFLDEIHRFSKAQQDSLLPAVENRWVTLIAATTENPYFSVISPLLSRSLLLTLEPLTDDDVRGLLRRALTDERGLDGAVTLPDDSEAHLLRIAGGDARRALTALEAAAGAALAKGESEILLQTVEETVDRAAVKYDRDGDQHYDVASALIKSIRGSDVDAALHYLARMIEAGEDPRFIARRLMISASEDIGLADPTALPTAVAAAQAVAMIGFPEAALTLSHATIALALAPKSNAATTAIGAALADVRNGLAGPVPRHLRDGHYKGAAKLGHAQGYVYPHDVPGGIAPQQYAPDAVHGKRYYEPTRYGAEARYADVVEKVRERLRGETPPGS